TGATGTGGTTCCAAGCAGTATGGAAAGATAATAAGCTGATTGTTAAAGAACGAGACCTAAAAGAAGAACAACGAAAAGGTAATTATTCTTGGTGCCTCAAAGATTATGAACTCACATTAACCAAAAGTAACGATAAGTGGACACTTTCCGGAAATTGGATAGGCCATATCGGCACTACTGAATGCGACCCCGGCGCATTATCCGTAACTAAACAAGTTAAAGAAAAGGAGAAAAATCTTAGTGAAATATTAAGCAATATTCCTACCAATAAACCCGTTATTCCCGTCAATAAACCAATCCGAATCAATAATTTACAATTTGGAGCTAATAGCACGGTAATCTTACCCTCTTCCTATCCTTCATTAGATTCTTTAGCAAACTATTTAGTGAAATACCCAACTATAAAAGCTCGGATTATTGGGCACACAGACCGAGGGGGAACAGATGTGCATAATGAACAGCTATCCGAAGGCAGGGCTTTGGCCGTTAAAAATTACTTAGTTCAAAAGGGAGTTACAGAAGATCGCTTATCTATCATTGGCTTTGGGAACAAAAGACCAATTGCTGATAATGATACCGAAGAAGGCAGAAGCCTTAATAGGCGTGTAGAAATTGAACTTTTAACGCAATAGCCTACAAAGCAAAACTTCGCTCAATAAGCCAATAGCCCGCCTGTAACAAAACCACCCACGAAATAATTTTGAATAAACCTACTCTGCTGATTTTGGTAGAAAAGGATTTGTGCAGTAAGATTATTGCGAACCAAATAACTATTAATATAACTATCTGGCCGAGTTCTAAGCCAACGTTAAAAGACAATAGCGGTATTGCTATCTTTTCACCGTGTAGGCCAAAGATTTCCCGTAAGATTCCGGAAAACCCTAAGCCATGAATCAGACCAAAAAGACTTGCACTGAAAGTTCTCGGGATAAACTTGCGTACCAAAATGTTTTCTACAGCGGTAAATAATATTGTTCCGGCGA
Above is a window of Bacteroidia bacterium DNA encoding:
- a CDS encoding OmpA family protein, yielding MRYIGVILGLLGFFFSGAIAQPIDITGSWVGYATQEMRGNAPFGKYFMALNIVKNGKEYQGTAEVALFEDRSQYGVMWFQAVWKDNKLIVKERDLKEEQRKGNYSWCLKDYELTLTKSNDKWTLSGNWIGHIGTTECDPGALSVTKQVKEKEKNLSEILSNIPTNKPVIPVNKPIRINNLQFGANSTVILPSSYPSLDSLANYLVKYPTIKARIIGHTDRGGTDVHNEQLSEGRALAVKNYLVQKGVTEDRLSIIGFGNKRPIADNDTEEGRSLNRRVEIELLTQ
- a CDS encoding HupE/UreJ family protein, which produces MSYREKALILGKSDEVRSVYEIIQLSSRLIEIAIAGTILFTAVENILVRKFIPRTFSASLFGLIHGLGFSGILREIFGLHGEKIAIPLLSFNVGLELGQIVILIVIWFAIILLHKSFSTKISRVGLFKIISWVVLLQAGYWLIERSFAL